In one Candidatus Peribacter riflensis genomic region, the following are encoded:
- a CDS encoding tRNA threonylcarbamoyladenosine biosynthesis protein produces the protein MRILPVSEEATNEALRILAAGGIVAHATETCYGLACDLSNPAAVTKLFAIKERSSGQPVSALFPSVKEAKNYVAWNDRAEALAHQHLPGPLTLILPLRKDAPLVFPIPTPTPNPIPNPIPTPNPTLALRISSHPLAQALAARFGKPLSTTSANLHGRPSPYSAQEIERQFASASAQPDLILDSGELPPVPPSTIIDLTQRDETRTRRQGGLSV, from the coding sequence ATGCGCATTCTTCCGGTTTCAGAGGAGGCAACGAATGAGGCGCTGCGGATTCTGGCCGCGGGAGGCATCGTGGCCCATGCCACCGAGACCTGCTACGGGCTCGCCTGCGATCTCTCAAATCCCGCCGCCGTGACAAAGCTCTTTGCGATCAAGGAGCGATCTTCGGGCCAGCCTGTGAGCGCCCTGTTTCCTTCTGTCAAAGAGGCGAAGAACTATGTGGCATGGAATGATCGCGCCGAAGCACTGGCGCATCAGCACCTGCCCGGCCCCCTCACGCTCATTCTCCCGTTACGCAAAGACGCCCCTCTCGTCTTCCCTATCCCTACCCCTACCCCTAACCCTATCCCTAACCCTATCCCTACCCCTAACCCTACCCTCGCCCTCCGCATCTCTTCCCACCCCCTCGCCCAAGCATTGGCCGCCCGCTTCGGCAAGCCTCTCTCGACAACATCCGCCAATCTGCACGGTCGCCCCAGCCCCTACTCGGCGCAGGAAATCGAACGGCAGTTTGCCTCCGCCTCTGCACAGCCGGATCTGATCCTCGATAGCGGGGAATTACCTCCTGTGCCACCATCCACCATTATCGATCTCACACAAAGAGACGAAACCCGAACAAGACGCCAAGGAGGTCTTTCCGTCTGA
- a CDS encoding transcriptional repressor NrdR: MYCPRCKAEDTAVIDSRLAEEGRAIRRRRECPKCNHRFTTFERQELSHLIVVKRDGTREPYSRSKLERGIWLACTKRPVSQEKIDRLLGKLEEKWGGNRREVSSSTIGTDVMRELKKLDTVAYIRFASVHREFKDVVEFKKELGQLLK; the protein is encoded by the coding sequence ATGTACTGCCCTCGCTGCAAAGCGGAAGACACGGCGGTCATCGACTCGCGCCTGGCGGAGGAGGGGCGGGCGATCCGACGGCGGCGCGAATGCCCCAAGTGCAATCACCGGTTCACGACATTTGAGCGGCAGGAGCTGAGCCATTTGATCGTGGTGAAGCGCGACGGCACGCGCGAGCCCTACAGTCGCAGTAAGCTCGAACGGGGCATTTGGCTGGCCTGCACCAAGCGGCCCGTCTCGCAGGAGAAAATCGACCGCCTCTTGGGTAAATTGGAAGAGAAGTGGGGAGGCAACCGCCGCGAGGTATCGAGCTCGACGATCGGCACCGACGTCATGCGGGAACTGAAGAAACTCGATACGGTCGCTTACATCCGCTTCGCCTCTGTGCACCGGGAATTCAAGGATGTGGTGGAATTCAAGAAGGAATTGGGGCAGTTATTAAAGTAA
- a CDS encoding aspartyl-tRNA synthetase, producing MLRTHTCGELTAKHADQQTTLCGWVHRRRDHGGLIFVDLRDRYGFTQIVFDPKDKTTFAAAEKIRPEWVLKVTGVVRKRVEGAERKENPTGEIEVLAESIEVLSESKTPPFEIDQEKEVNEELRLQYRFLDLRRPSLQKMMQQRDAFIGHIRGYMHGKGFTEVQTPILANSSPEGARDYLVPSRLHHGMFYALPQAPQQFKQLLMVAGLDRYFQIAPCFRDEDPRADRHPGEFYQLDLEMSFVTQEDIFNAVEPLMIELTEKFSDKKIVQRTFPRFTWKEIFDRYGSDKPDLRFGLEINDITALCKGCGFSIFADAVTKGGVVKALRVAGGAKFSRKEIDDLTDVARTYGAKGLAWMKRTKGKLEGVPVTKLGEDFSEKIAEQIALGDGDIAFFTADKWLIACRSLGQVRGEIGKKLKLADSKTAAWAWVKDFPMYEWNEQEKKIDFMHNPFSMPQGGMEALEKDPLTILAYQYDLICNGFEISSGAIRNHRPDIMYKAFEIAGYSKEDVDKKFGGMIRAFQFGAPPHGGIAPGIDRLMMVLWECPSIRDIYAFPKNGKAQDVMMGAPSVVSDAQLKELSIRVVEE from the coding sequence ATGTTACGAACCCACACCTGCGGCGAGCTGACGGCCAAACATGCCGATCAGCAAACGACTCTGTGCGGCTGGGTACACCGGCGCCGCGACCACGGAGGGCTCATCTTCGTGGACCTGCGGGACCGCTACGGCTTCACACAGATCGTGTTCGATCCGAAGGATAAGACGACCTTCGCCGCCGCGGAGAAGATTCGCCCCGAGTGGGTACTGAAAGTAACCGGAGTCGTTCGCAAGCGCGTGGAAGGTGCGGAGCGCAAAGAGAATCCCACGGGCGAAATCGAAGTGCTCGCAGAAAGTATTGAGGTGTTGAGCGAGTCGAAGACGCCGCCGTTCGAAATCGACCAGGAGAAGGAGGTGAACGAAGAACTTCGCCTGCAGTACCGGTTCCTGGACCTGCGCCGCCCCTCGCTTCAGAAAATGATGCAGCAAAGGGATGCGTTCATCGGGCATATCCGCGGCTACATGCATGGCAAGGGATTCACAGAAGTGCAGACGCCTATTCTCGCCAACTCCTCCCCCGAGGGGGCACGTGACTATCTGGTGCCGAGCCGCCTGCACCACGGAATGTTCTACGCACTTCCTCAGGCTCCTCAGCAATTCAAACAGCTCCTGATGGTGGCGGGGCTTGACCGGTACTTCCAGATTGCACCCTGTTTCCGGGATGAAGATCCCCGCGCCGACCGTCATCCCGGCGAGTTCTACCAGCTGGATCTTGAAATGAGCTTCGTCACGCAGGAAGACATCTTCAATGCCGTGGAGCCGCTCATGATCGAACTGACCGAAAAGTTCAGTGACAAAAAAATCGTGCAACGGACCTTCCCCCGCTTCACGTGGAAAGAAATTTTTGACCGCTATGGCTCAGATAAACCGGATCTGAGATTCGGCCTGGAAATAAACGACATCACCGCTCTCTGCAAGGGCTGCGGATTCTCCATTTTCGCGGATGCGGTCACGAAGGGTGGAGTGGTGAAAGCGCTGAGGGTCGCCGGAGGAGCGAAATTCTCCCGCAAGGAGATCGATGATCTCACCGATGTCGCACGAACGTACGGCGCCAAAGGGCTTGCGTGGATGAAACGGACAAAGGGAAAGCTCGAAGGGGTGCCCGTCACGAAATTGGGTGAGGATTTCTCGGAAAAAATCGCAGAACAGATAGCACTTGGAGACGGAGACATCGCCTTCTTCACGGCAGACAAGTGGCTGATCGCCTGCCGCTCTCTCGGCCAGGTACGCGGAGAGATCGGCAAGAAACTGAAACTGGCAGACTCCAAAACGGCCGCATGGGCCTGGGTGAAGGATTTTCCGATGTATGAGTGGAATGAGCAGGAGAAAAAGATCGACTTCATGCATAACCCTTTCTCCATGCCCCAGGGCGGAATGGAGGCGCTGGAGAAGGACCCTCTCACCATCCTCGCCTACCAGTACGATCTCATTTGTAACGGCTTTGAAATCAGCTCAGGAGCCATTCGTAATCACCGACCGGATATCATGTACAAGGCTTTCGAGATTGCCGGATATTCAAAGGAAGACGTCGACAAGAAATTTGGCGGAATGATCCGCGCATTTCAGTTTGGCGCGCCGCCCCACGGCGGCATTGCCCCGGGCATCGACCGCCTCATGATGGTGCTGTGGGAATGCCCCTCCATTCGCGATATCTATGCCTTCCCCAAGAACGGCAAGGCTCAGGATGTCATGATGGGGGCACCCTCCGTGGTTTCCGACGCTCAGCTCAAAGAGCTCAGCATCCGCGTAGTGGAAGAATAG